The following are encoded together in the Ezakiella massiliensis genome:
- a CDS encoding class C sortase, translated as MKRKNNRGKFYIIIGLIFIIAGMSFIGYQKYRLSQRNKAAKDLEERMQARMSENKKPDVLDFNKDEPNEEPTDTEIVDEGDTELLDKEDALAVIRIDKLDILLPIYPSTREKYLMDGVGIIETTDKPVSEAGTTCALAGHRGGYNEEDSFLHIDKLEEGDEIKITSAEEVLTYKVYEKEIIKPDDWSKFNREEDKTKLVLMTCHPYPYDYERLLVKAYLVDKE; from the coding sequence ATGAAGAGGAAAAACAATAGAGGAAAATTTTATATAATTATAGGTCTGATATTTATCATTGCAGGTATGTCTTTTATCGGCTACCAAAAGTATAGGCTGTCACAAAGAAACAAGGCGGCCAAAGACTTGGAAGAGCGGATGCAGGCTAGGATGAGTGAAAATAAAAAGCCAGATGTTCTTGATTTTAATAAAGACGAGCCCAATGAAGAGCCAACAGACACTGAGATTGTTGACGAAGGTGATACAGAACTTTTGGACAAGGAGGATGCCCTGGCTGTTATTAGGATTGACAAGCTGGATATTCTCTTGCCCATTTATCCATCAACTAGGGAGAAATATTTGATGGATGGGGTTGGCATAATCGAAACGACCGACAAACCGGTGAGTGAAGCTGGGACAACTTGTGCCCTTGCAGGCCACCGCGGTGGTTATAACGAAGAGGATTCTTTTCTCCACATAGATAAGTTGGAGGAGGGCGACGAGATTAAAATTACAAGTGCTGAGGAAGTTTTAACTTACAAGGTCTATGAAAAGGAAATTATAAAACCCGATGACTGGTCTAAGTTTAATCGCGAGGAGGACAAGACCAAGCTGGTTTTAATGACTTGCCATCCATATCCTTACGATTATGAGAGACTTCTTGTCAAGGCCTACTTGGTT
- a CDS encoding Cna B-type domain-containing protein, with amino-acid sequence MKHLQRVISLVLAVLMVFGTAISLAAPEDGNLIDDFNLMNDKLVEVLVEGSLKAELDQAILNPLVKSDLDGASIDLFWQVEEEGIWRNTLDGEVFEEGKDYRLAVNVRDLKIQDKEIEGLRLVSENNSDQVILSIDRGSFSEKEELNFDEKNAKDTNKTETTEIIEETKEEAQESKDQLIFETEEEDPEYKGDDQTDLNTDLPADENQGEENEEVANETIDLLVSDDQSENDSVTQEEPVIIEETTDENSSEEKGSQIVDEKPTEIIDDQKQEEEAEIVEISPEKEADRQASPKAESTVSFIAYSAPMRAGGSGEGVYLNGVNGDDNNDGSKENPVKTFAKAKELSEKNNSDIIVEGTVTINDNRELSLKDGLRVLRGENFNNYLFEITGSNANVTLTNITIDGNYEKNKEIVESLIKVTSGAILNIEKGAVLQNNKNNRIIKETYGGAINTYMASINMNDGIIRNNEAVNGGGIFLSHSKMEFKGGEISSNTAFYFKDTASQHQGTGGGINIYHGSELKMYTGAKVYNNFAAESGGGISVGSQGASDGQNKFYMYGGTIDNNTSGGTGGGIFIQAGLYAYDHGVAYIEAGNITNNKMIGTGKTKYVFGGAGIYVNGIQKNWENGGNVYPGSNGELHLKNAIIKNNTSELEGAGLAVCPISKTKIYITDGAAIYDNYRTTQYNPQVTINDKYDFFLLSDRFFDNGLHAGEPELEISDKMLGSFTYNWKELDGTDADLTNYNGIIRVPDYEQRTIRLYAGNSMPNDAEAALGKVFITGNHSVTRGGGIGSNGTVIIGTDDEKIDVLVEKQWEDGIDPEEVKVEVGIKLDDKNSYVLKTLTLNKENGYQEWIKGLPATIHDKDTKELLYVKELSNKYNVEVSPMTQALNRKLLSFILDRPDTDYENKTPAYTSYFMNHPELGIFDEDTFEFKAFDIKFKLHDLNGNITEREISFDPVSLGFPTTEMTFSNIGLDPNFDKIDIQLYTKEDGSLFENYLLEYDLYLERDPAKEDTLILKVPHIKSTSANPPANIENALEIRKEKMEDVPNTTSYKLIVTNKKKDTPEIEISGTKTWSDFGAENRPEFITVRLFANDVEVAVKEVRASDDWKYDFGKWPAVDGDGKEISYTIKEDPVPGYYTTINGFDIINSREPYEPTPEYVNIRVNKRWIDNDNRNNTRPGSITIELLADGRVVDRATINSANDWGLTFFNMPKYDGGHLIDYTIREVPVEDYRSILTGDMHYGFTLTNELKGEKINIPVRKVWEGKKGAFANVSLYADGEIVYTVSLSDENNWEYIFEDLDRYDANGREIVYTISEASIEGYESRIEGDQDRGFVVTNKSKESPKISIPLKKNWVGKKAEKAIVNLYANGEIVYTVDLSEENAWSFVFEDLDKLDQNGNEIIYSVEEVNIDGYQASLSGSAAEGFVITNTWIPDRPDEDTPGKPNKPKKPELPKTGDGLNKSVYAAMVAIFGGVMVLLGLNEMRRAKRVYEEEKQ; translated from the coding sequence ATGAAACACTTACAAAGAGTTATATCTCTGGTGCTTGCAGTATTAATGGTTTTCGGCACAGCCATTTCATTAGCAGCTCCAGAAGATGGAAATTTAATTGACGATTTCAATCTAATGAATGACAAGTTAGTAGAAGTCCTCGTAGAGGGATCTTTAAAAGCCGAATTAGACCAGGCGATTTTAAATCCGCTTGTAAAATCTGACCTTGACGGAGCAAGTATTGATTTGTTTTGGCAAGTTGAGGAAGAAGGCATTTGGAGAAATACACTTGATGGCGAAGTTTTTGAAGAAGGCAAGGACTATCGCTTGGCTGTTAACGTCCGTGACCTAAAGATTCAAGACAAGGAAATAGAAGGTCTAAGACTTGTAAGTGAAAATAATTCTGATCAAGTGATTTTAAGTATTGACCGTGGAAGTTTTTCTGAGAAAGAAGAGCTTAATTTTGATGAGAAAAATGCAAAAGATACAAATAAAACTGAAACAACTGAAATAATAGAAGAAACTAAAGAAGAAGCCCAAGAGTCAAAGGACCAATTAATTTTTGAAACTGAGGAAGAAGATCCAGAATATAAGGGCGATGATCAAACTGATTTAAATACAGATTTGCCAGCAGATGAAAATCAAGGCGAAGAAAATGAAGAAGTAGCTAACGAAACTATTGATTTACTTGTATCAGACGATCAATCAGAAAATGATTCTGTTACTCAAGAAGAGCCTGTTATTATTGAAGAAACTACAGATGAAAATTCAAGTGAAGAAAAAGGCAGTCAAATAGTCGATGAAAAACCAACAGAAATTATCGATGATCAAAAACAAGAAGAAGAGGCAGAAATTGTAGAAATTTCTCCAGAAAAAGAAGCTGACAGACAAGCAAGCCCTAAGGCAGAGTCAACAGTTTCCTTTATAGCCTACTCAGCTCCAATGAGAGCTGGCGGCAGTGGAGAAGGCGTCTACTTAAATGGTGTAAATGGTGACGATAATAATGATGGCTCTAAAGAAAATCCTGTAAAAACATTTGCTAAAGCTAAAGAGCTTTCTGAAAAGAATAATTCTGACATTATTGTAGAGGGAACTGTAACAATAAATGATAACCGAGAATTATCATTAAAAGATGGCCTTAGAGTCCTTAGGGGAGAAAACTTTAATAATTACCTATTTGAGATTACAGGCTCAAACGCTAATGTAACTTTAACAAATATTACAATAGATGGAAACTATGAAAAGAATAAGGAGATAGTAGAATCATTAATTAAGGTAACAAGTGGTGCAATTTTAAATATAGAAAAAGGAGCTGTCCTTCAAAATAATAAAAATAATAGAATTATTAAGGAAACATATGGTGGAGCTATTAATACATATATGGCTTCTATAAATATGAATGATGGGATTATTAGAAACAATGAGGCTGTTAATGGAGGAGGGATTTTTCTTTCTCACTCAAAAATGGAATTTAAAGGTGGAGAAATTTCCTCAAATACAGCATTTTATTTTAAAGATACTGCCAGTCAACACCAAGGTACTGGTGGAGGAATTAATATTTACCATGGTTCAGAATTGAAGATGTATACAGGTGCAAAGGTATATAACAATTTTGCGGCAGAATCAGGTGGTGGTATTAGTGTAGGATCACAAGGTGCTTCTGATGGTCAAAATAAATTTTATATGTATGGTGGGACTATAGATAATAATACATCTGGTGGCACTGGTGGAGGTATATTTATTCAAGCCGGTTTATATGCTTATGATCATGGTGTGGCATATATAGAAGCTGGTAATATAACAAATAATAAAATGATTGGAACTGGGAAAACTAAATATGTTTTTGGTGGTGCAGGTATATATGTAAATGGTATACAAAAGAATTGGGAAAATGGTGGAAATGTATATCCTGGTTCAAATGGAGAGCTTCATTTAAAAAATGCAATTATAAAAAACAATACATCTGAATTAGAAGGAGCAGGTTTAGCGGTATGCCCTATCTCAAAAACAAAAATATACATTACAGATGGAGCTGCGATTTATGATAATTATAGAACTACACAGTATAATCCTCAAGTAACTATAAATGATAAATATGACTTTTTTCTTTTATCGGATAGATTTTTTGACAATGGACTACATGCTGGTGAGCCAGAATTAGAAATTTCTGATAAAATGCTTGGCAGCTTTACATATAATTGGAAAGAATTAGACGGAACAGATGCAGATTTAACAAACTACAATGGAATAATAAGAGTTCCGGACTACGAACAAAGAACAATACGTCTATATGCTGGTAATTCTATGCCCAATGATGCAGAAGCAGCACTAGGGAAAGTCTTTATTACGGGTAACCACTCGGTTACACGCGGTGGTGGTATTGGTTCTAATGGTACGGTTATTATTGGAACTGATGATGAGAAGATTGATGTCCTTGTTGAGAAACAGTGGGAAGATGGTATAGACCCAGAAGAAGTTAAAGTTGAAGTAGGTATTAAACTAGACGATAAAAACTCTTACGTCTTGAAAACTTTAACTTTAAATAAAGAAAATGGTTATCAAGAATGGATTAAAGGCTTGCCAGCTACAATCCATGATAAAGATACAAAAGAATTATTATATGTAAAAGAGCTTTCAAATAAGTATAATGTAGAAGTTTCACCTATGACTCAAGCTCTAAATCGAAAACTATTATCTTTTATATTGGATAGACCAGATACTGATTATGAGAATAAGACGCCTGCTTACACTAGCTACTTTATGAACCATCCAGAGTTGGGGATATTTGATGAAGATACTTTTGAATTTAAAGCATTCGATATAAAGTTTAAATTGCATGACTTAAATGGGAATATAACTGAAAGAGAAATATCCTTTGATCCAGTTTCATTGGGCTTTCCAACAACAGAAATGACCTTTAGTAACATTGGTCTTGATCCTAATTTTGATAAAATTGATATTCAACTTTATACTAAAGAAGATGGGTCTTTATTTGAAAATTATTTGTTAGAGTATGATTTGTATCTAGAAAGAGATCCTGCAAAGGAAGACACTTTAATTCTTAAGGTTCCTCATATTAAATCTACTTCGGCCAATCCACCCGCAAATATAGAAAATGCATTAGAAATTAGAAAAGAAAAGATGGAGGATGTTCCTAATACTACTTCATATAAATTAATCGTTACTAACAAGAAAAAAGACACACCTGAGATCGAGATTTCGGGGACAAAGACATGGAGTGATTTTGGGGCTGAAAACAGGCCTGAATTTATTACTGTTCGTCTTTTTGCCAATGATGTTGAAGTTGCTGTAAAAGAAGTTCGTGCATCTGATGATTGGAAGTATGATTTTGGTAAGTGGCCTGCAGTAGATGGGGACGGCAAGGAAATTTCTTATACTATTAAAGAAGATCCAGTTCCTGGTTATTATACAACTATTAATGGATTTGATATTATAAACTCCAGAGAACCTTATGAGCCTACACCTGAGTATGTAAATATTAGGGTTAACAAGCGTTGGATTGACAATGACAATAGAAATAACACCCGTCCGGGATCTATTACCATTGAGCTTTTGGCCGATGGCAGGGTTGTGGATAGGGCTACAATAAATTCAGCCAACGACTGGGGTCTTACTTTCTTTAATATGCCTAAGTACGATGGAGGACATCTGATTGATTACACGATTAGAGAAGTTCCAGTCGAGGACTACAGGTCAATTTTAACTGGCGATATGCACTATGGTTTCACTTTGACCAATGAGCTCAAGGGCGAAAAGATAAATATTCCTGTTAGAAAAGTTTGGGAAGGCAAGAAGGGGGCTTTTGCAAATGTAAGTCTCTATGCTGACGGAGAGATTGTCTATACTGTTTCTCTGTCTGATGAAAACAATTGGGAATATATTTTTGAAGACTTGGACAGATATGATGCAAATGGAAGGGAAATAGTGTATACTATATCTGAGGCTTCTATCGAAGGTTATGAAAGTCGGATTGAAGGTGATCAGGATAGGGGTTTTGTTGTAACAAATAAGTCCAAGGAAAGTCCAAAGATTTCAATTCCTCTTAAGAAGAATTGGGTGGGCAAGAAGGCTGAAAAGGCAATTGTAAATTTATATGCCAATGGCGAAATTGTCTATACTGTAGACTTGTCAGAGGAAAATGCTTGGTCATTTGTCTTTGAAGATTTGGATAAGCTTGACCAGAATGGAAATGAAATTATATATTCTGTGGAAGAAGTTAATATTGATGGTTACCAAGCAAGCTTAAGCGGTTCGGCAGCAGAGGGTTTTGTGATCACCAACACTTGGATTCCAGATCGCCCAGATGAGGACACACCAGGAAAGCCTAATAAACCAAAGAAACCAGAGCTTCCAAAGACTGGTGATGGCTTAAACAAATCCGTTTATGCGGCTATGGTTGCAATCTTCGGTGGCGTTATGGTCTTGCTTGGACTAAATGAAATGAGAAGAGCAAAGAGAGTTTATGAAGAGGAAAAACAATAG